Below is a window of Gossypium hirsutum isolate 1008001.06 chromosome A12, Gossypium_hirsutum_v2.1, whole genome shotgun sequence DNA.
ATATAATCCATGGTTCAATGAAAAAGAGAGCATTTCTTTAGAGCTATATTTCAGCTCGACCACAAAAAATCAAAAGAGGTAGTCAATGCACCATTTAACTATTCAGCGTTGAGAGCATGCCTCCAGTACCAGTAGGTAGCACAACCTCCCAACCAGGGCCTTTGAGGGGAACTGCATCAGCACTAGCCTGGGTCTTCTCTTTATCACTAGTATCAGCAATAAGGTCGCTGCGATCAAGAATCCTCTCAAGATCCTCATCACTGATATCTGTCTGAATCATCTTGTCCTCAGCAGTTTCTTCATCCCGGAGTAGTGCAAGTAGATCTTCTTCCTGAAAGGTTTCTCAGAAAATCAGTCTGCACCTAACAGGATAATCTTTCACAAGGACAATGGCATTGGTGAAAGATCCAAGAGCAGGTAGTGAGAGAAATGGATGGATGATAAATCAAACCTCAACAAGATCATTACTCTGCTTCCGTTCTTGGTGGAACTGCCCTTTTCCAATCACCACATGTTCTAACTTCAACTTACCATAAGCTCTTTTCAAAATGCGGCACTGTTAAAAACCACCTCTCAGTTTTTTCTCAATCTCGATAGACAGTATAAAAACTTACCAAAAAGGTCCAAATATGGAAAAGAGAAACAGTGAATACCTCAACAGATTGTGCTGTTGCAAGTCTGTAAACATGAACAGGTTTGGTTTGTCCAATGCGATGACATCTATCCATGGCTTGCAAATCCATTTGTGGGTTCTGCAGTAGACAGTCAACATAACAAATTAGGCTTTAAATGCATTAACATTTCAGGAATTGCAGAACAAATAAACACGAGAAATAAGAACTGAATACCCAATCACTATCATAAAGTATACACGTATCAGCTGCAGTCAGGTTGATACCCAGACCTCCTGCCCTTGTGCTGAGAATAAATATCCTATAGTCACTGTTCACATCATTGAACTCCTGGATctatttggaaaaagaaaaacaatacaaAGTTGCCAGTTAATAAATACAACTAATAAGAAATCCAAAACTGCAACATGTCCCATGAAGCACATACAGGCAGAGAACATAATTAAAAAAGAGTAAAAGACTAACGGACTCCTTTGGGGACACTTGTGAATATTTTGTTATGAAAACCATACTACACAGATGAACTAATTTCTGAGCAAAACATGTATATTTGCTCTGATGTGGTTTCAATTTTAAGCtgatttgaaagaattaaaacaAATTACAATGTATATACAGTACTCATGACTTCATCCATACCTGTCTTCTCCTTTCTTCTAATTTCACACTACCATCAATCCTACAAACATTAAATCCCTTTTCACTAAAATAGTAATCCATTATATCCAGAACCTTTGTCCACTGGCTAAAGATGAGAACCTGTTGATGAAAGGCAGGGAGAATGAGTAGACAGCTTTTAGCTTAAATAAATCAACGAGAAAACATACAAACTAAGAGACTTATAACATACCTTGTGTTTACGCTCAAATAACCGAGTCAACAACCGTTCAAGCAATTGAAATTTCCCACACTGTTCGACAATCTGCTCTACAGGTGGATAAAAATCTTCACAAACAATAGAGCAGGATAAGTGAAACTGCCAAGTATTCTTTCAgatcaatctttaaaaaaatttcacaagGGAAGTACATGATCCATCAAAGGCAGCTTCTAGGAGATCTGGATGGTTGCAATTCTTCCGAAGCTGAATCATCAAATTGTTAAGCTTCCCTTTCATACCACGCCCTGCAGCATTGCAATGTAAACTATCATACAAATTGCAACAGAATATAATGCAGAATGCTTATAATTAAGATTTTCTGTTTATCGATCAGCACAGTAGTAAAATTTCTGTATATCGATCTCTTAGTTCCTCtgccttttctttgttttcctcAAATTGAAATGTTAGTGGTGGTGCTTCTAAGATCAAAACTCAAAGCTGATCTAATATACCTGAGTCACCCCTATCTTGTAGATGTGATTCCAAAGTTTTATTAAGCAAATGATCTTGGAAATTCCTTTGGTACTCAGTCAGCGAAGCATATAATATGATCTCTTTTTTACGAGGGAGCATCTGTTCCACATCAGATTTCATTCTTCGAAGGAGAAAGGGGCGCAATATAGCATGGAGTTTAGCTACCACCTGCAAGTAAAAAAAAGGGCCAAGAATTgtaattaacttataattgttgTTTCAGAGGTAGGGGAAGGAAAACAGTCAGAAAGGTGCATACTTGAGCCCTTCGTTTCTCTTCCATTTCTTCCTTTGACACCTCACCATTACTTTTTCCCGAAAAATCAAACCTAAACATTTAAACCATTCCATAAATGAAATAGCAGTAGAACAACGCAGCAAATATCAtccagcaagagaaaaagccaaaTGGATCAATAATTCAAAGAATATAAACCCTAAAAAAGAACGTCATAACATCCCTGCCAGCAAATTTTAAGGACCTAAGAGGCCAAAAGAACTAGAGAAGAGGACCATGGTTTTCAAGATATGCACTCAGTTTAACATTAGAAATCAATATAGTAAGCTAAATGAGTAATTCTGGAAGAATAGCCCATGATTATGAATGTTACAGGGCAATTACTAGAAGTGGAACCTTGACAATGTAACTAGTAAGCTAATGTGTTAGTTCATACCATATTTTAAACTCAAGAGTTGACTAAGAAAAGATTAAACAACATACCATGACTCAAATTcttcatgagattgaaaaatatcAGGCAAAATGAAATTTAACAATG
It encodes the following:
- the LOC121211346 gene encoding ATP-dependent DNA helicase DDM1 encodes the protein MRAENGKGNGVSAESPTSVLEDEEKCKEEITKLEEESVLDAKNGDTSLLSEAMVEEEEKLREARLKEEIKQGEPEESVHLNDTQFTRLDELLTQTQMYSEFLLEKMEDITFSVPKPEAAQTKRGRGSKRRAANQYNNRKVKRAVAAMLTRSKEGETENVEDENLAEEEKNEKEQGELVPLLTGGKLKSYQLKGVKWLISLWQNGLNGILADQMGLGKTIQTIAFLAHLKGNGMDGPYLIIAPLSTLSNWMNEIARFTPSINAIIYHGTQKERDEIRRKHMPKVIGPSFPIVVTSYEMAMSDAKKFLRHYEWKYVVVDEGHRLKNFQCKLVKELKHLRAGNKLLLTGTPLQNNLAELWSLLNFILPDIFQSHEEFESWFDFSGKSNGEVSKEEMEEKRRAQVVAKLHAILRPFLLRRMKSDVEQMLPRKKEIILYASLTEYQRNFQDHLLNKTLESHLQDRGDSGRGMKGKLNNLMIQLRKNCNHPDLLEAAFDGSYFYPPVEQIVEQCGKFQLLERLLTRLFERKHKVLIFSQWTKVLDIMDYYFSEKGFNVCRIDGSVKLEERRRQIQEFNDVNSDYRIFILSTRAGGLGINLTAADTCILYDSDWNPQMDLQAMDRCHRIGQTKPVHVYRLATAQSVECRILKRAYGKLKLEHVVIGKGQFHQERKQSNDLVEEEDLLALLRDEETAEDKMIQTDISDEDLERILDRSDLIADTSDKEKTQASADAVPLKGPGWEVVLPTGTGGMLSTLNS